CACCTTTCATGATAGTAAGAGACCCCTTTGCAATTCTCATATGACCATTGTTAGACTTGTAACTGAAGCCTTCATCCTCAAGAGTACCAAGTGATATCAAGTTCCTTCTAAGTTCTGGTATATGCCTTACTTCATGTAGCATTCGAATAGTACCATCAAAGTGCCTAAGAGCAACCTTTCCAATGCCAATTACCCTACAAGAATTGTCATTTCCCATTAGTACAGTACCACAATTTACTTTCCTATAGTCAATAAAATTTTCAAGAATAGGACACATATGGTATGTgcatccagaatcaagaatccattcATTTGTGATTCTTTGATCTGAGACCATATACAAGTCACCATCAAATGAGCAACGATCTGATTCTTCAACATTAGAAGCTGAATCATGCTTCTTTTCTCTgtcttctttgagtttgttcTTGAACTCAATGCAAAACCTCTTGATGTGACCTACTTTCccacagaaataacattttctgTCCTTATGGTATTTTCCTCTTGATTTCGATCTTGATTGGGATCTATGGTTGCCTTTGAAATGATCCTTTCTGTAGTGATCTCTGCCCCTATTGTTGTCTCTTCCTCTGGCCAAGTAAGCTTCATCTTTGACATTGTCTTTCTCCTTGGACATTTCTTGTTCTTTGGACTTCAaggctccaagaacatcatcaaGGGTGAGAGTATCTCTTCCATACTTGATCACAGCCTTTAATTCTTGGTATGCAGGTGGCAAAGATCTGAGAAGAATGACAACTTGGCTTTCTTCATCAACAGTGTGCTTCAAGTTAGCCAACCCTATAATGATTTGGTTAAATACATCAAGGTTATCATCTAAAGACAAATGAGAAGACATTTTAAAACCATATAAAGATTCTAACAAATTAATCTTGTTAGTTAGAGAGGGTTTCATGTAAATCTCTTCAAGCTTGCTCCATAGTTCTCGAGCTGTCTTCATATTCTGAACCTTTCTTCTCACTGTATTGGACAAGTACATTATGATAGTGTAATATGTCAATTCCTCCATATCTTTAAGTTCTTCCTTCTGCAACTTGTCAGTGAGTTCTTCCTTGGGTTTCAAAGCCTTGGCCACTTTTTGATGAACAAGAATTCCCTTCAAACTTTCCCTCCATAGGCCAAAGTCCCCTGTCCCATTGAACTTCTCAAGTTCAAATCTTGCTGATCCTGTCATAACTGGTTGCAGATGAGTCTTGATTGAATCTTGATTCTTGAATTTCTCAAATGGATCTTGAACCTATGCTCTGATTTTGTTGTAATTTCAGCGAAAATAACCTTGAGGattcaatcataaaatctgCAATGAACTCACAACTTTGACAGTAAAATGAACATAAACCAATTAATCTCCACAATGAATCAAATCCGAAATCAAACAAAGAACAACACACGATTTTATCCTGGTTCCGGTCCTAGAGATCAATATGATCCCTGGCCATACTCCAGCTGAGAAACATCACCAATCTTCATTAATATGTGAATAAGAGAGCAACAGTACAATTACAACAACCAGAGCAATCACAGCTCAGATGGTACTCGACACACAGCAGAGAAAACAGTCACAGGTTTCTCTCTAACACCCGAGTACACCCCTTGTTCTTGACCCTCTTCAAGAACAGAACTCTCAGCTTAGAACCCTAAGCAAATCCCTCTAAtcttctctcttattttctctcTGTCTTCCTTATGTTCTCACTCTGGAAGTGAAAAGACTAGACTTATATATAGTCCTAACTCAAACAAGGATAGcaccaactaactaactaacataaccgaaagttagttaagttagttggtTTAAATGAGTTGGATAATAAGTTGGTTTAGAGGATCAATTTCCACACAAACATTAATTTTGTTTGTATATATTGTTTTTGACACAATTTCTtttcttcaaatattttaaagGGCTTCTTGTCAAAAaacataattaacaaaaatcaATGTCAAAAGAAAGTTATGAAAATTCTACAGTGCACTTTTATTAAGGATGTactcatatatttttatttattttagaatttagaattttatattctatagttgtgtatattgtagttatttaagatattttataaaattttaaatttttttaaaaaatttaacacaccaaaaataaaattcaaacaatCTAATAcacatgtgattttttttttttaattttatatgcaggtaaaataaattgtttgaatatagatttttatattgtaaatattttcgaatttttcaaaattttacaagataATGTATACCACTATAAAAAAATGAGACTAAAAATTTCTTCTAAATGCTTACATGTGCATTGTAGAAGCACTCAAAAATTATTAttggaattattattatttgaaaatgaaGCTTAAACTCTCACTTGTTTATTTTTGTCCATATTTACAGTCTAACATGATATTTATATACCCAAAAATAGATAAGGGTAAACTGCTAAAGAACACGCGTTTTGTCACTAAAATTTAAGTTTTGGAGATTTATTGTTAGCGAAATAAAAGTAATAGAAAGTTTGCTACaatttactcaaaaaaaaaattagaaatgaagCTTAAACCATCACTTAACACTCAAAAATCGATAAGGGTTAATTCCTAACCGAATATAAATTTCGAGAGTTTTAtcgtcaaaatttaaattttaagaatttatttttaGCAAAGTGAAATTAATATGAGTTTTACTGCAATTtactttaaaaaaagaaaattaaactaaaaaaatcttctaaattttaaaaaacacccaaaaattattattgaaattattatttttatttgtaaatgAAGCTTAAACCCTCACTTGTTAATTTTTATCCACGTGAGTAGAAAGAGCACTCAAAACCAAAAACCCTTTCTTTCCTTTTTCCctcctttctctttctctcttcgatTTATATGCAATTTCCCCAAATTTCAATTTCAACACCACACTCTCATTCTATGTAAGCTCCCTTCTTCTCTAATTTCTCCccaaattatcatctttctcGCTTTTTCTCAACTTTCCATTATTAGGGTTTTTCGAATTACCTTTTGCACCCttcaattattaaatttttggtcGTTTCGAAAACGAAAAACCagaaaagtttgagtttttaTACTGTTTGGTAAACGTTTTTTCtgaaagttttgatttttttttttgggtttcagTTTCAGTGTTCTTTGCAGTTATGTATGGAGGAGGTGAGTACATTAATACATCCAGttcaagttttttttcttttttttccaatttattttcataatttgatgcttatatgtatatatatttatatatgggtTGTAGATGAGGTATCGGCTATTGTAATTGATCTGGGTTCTCATACTTGCAAAGCTGGTTATGCTGGTGAAGATGCACCCAAGGCTGTTTTTCCATCTGTAAGTGTTGTTCTTAAACTTATTATCAGTTAAATTGTTGACTTCATATTTGTTTAGCTTAGTTGAAATTGAAACATAGTTAGCATTATTATTAGACTTCATTCACAATTTTGACTTCTGATACTTTTTCCTTAGTATGTCTTGCTGTTTTTATGGTTAGACATTTAGGTTGTTGTGTTTGGTTGGAAGCAATAAAAACACAGGAATTGAAATGAGAATatgaataggaataggaatgtaATGAAATGAACTTTTTttgtaatgaaataaaatttaaactacataatatgtataattagtaatttttttctcatcttGTGtaaatggtggaaaaccattcaATTAGAATGGCATTGCGGAATTTAAAATGCAatcaaacataaaaataaaatgaaaattgaTTCTTTTTCATTCCATTCAATTTCATTACCTCCAGTCAAAAGGAACCTTTGTGGTGATCATAGATGTTAGAACCCTTTTGCAAGATTGTTATAGTGGTGATCAAATTGGCCATGGAATGAAATCTAGTTTGCTGCATTAGGTGTGAAAcaaatactatataataatacaaGTTCCATGTGTTGTTTCATATTTATAAGATGTTTTCGGATAAGATATTGAAATGGGATCCCTTTTTCTTGTTTCTAAATTGTTAAGGTTGTTGGATCAATTGATCAAGTGGATGTGGATGACTCTGCAAATGCTGAAATGAACTCTGGATCTGCTCTTGAACCTAAACCCAATGCGAATTCTGACAAAGCCAAGGCAAAGCGAAAATTATATGTAGGATCTCAAGCTTTAGGATTTCGCCGGGACAATATGGAGGTCGGTTTTGTACTCTTTTTTCTTCTCTCGATCTCTCTATATCTTTACAGTTAAGGATACCATGTTTTGAGATTGTCACTTGTTATGAGGTCTTTATAAATTTTTCTGCTATTTACAGGTGCTGTCACCTACTAAGGATGGAATTGTTGCTGATTGGGATCTAGTTGACAGCATATGGGACCATGCTTTTAGGTAAGTACTGATTTTCAATTAATGTCATTTAGTGTCATAATTAAGGATACTTTACATGTAGAAATGTTTGGTTTTGTGATTAACTTATCCAGGCAGTAACCGTTGTCTCTATGTGGTTGCTTTTCTTTTTAGGGAGTGTCTACTGATTGATCCGAAAGAGCACCCAATGCTACTTGCAGAGCCATCATCAAACACCCAACTACAAAGAGAAAGGTGATTAGCGACTGTTTAAATTTTCTTAGCTGATTTGTCTTTCGTccctttttctctttttaagaGGAAAGTCAAATAGTCTTCTAACTTTGAGCTCATGAGATATAGTATCGGGCATGTAGTGAGTCAGCGACTTATTAGATTATTTAGTTTCTATGTTAAGGTATATGTTGTGTATTTGACAGGACAGCAGAGCTAATGTTTGAAAAGTACAAAGTTCCGGCCTTGTTTTTGGCGAAGAATGCTGTATGTCTTTACTCCAGCCATCCTTTGTCTCCAATTTTAAAGTACTTTGGTTTCTTTGAACCAATGCTTTTTCATTCTTTGGAACTAGGAGTTTATGGGCACTAATTGGAATTTCTTCTTGTGATCTAGGTTTTGACATCCTTTGCGTCAGGACGAGCTACTTCATTAGTTGTTGATAGGTAGGATATTTACATGATTTTGACCAGCATTTTCTCAAAGATTGAAATCCTAATATTTTGTGTCAATCACAATACAATTTTTTCTAGTGGCGGAGGATCAACTACAGTCGCTCCAGTTCATGATGGTTATGTTCTTCAAAAGGTATATCCTCCTACTTatggtgtgtgtgtgtgtgtgggtgtgtgtgtgtgtgtgtgcaatatgaataaattagttATGTGTAGTAACAATGATGCTTCCCAATGatttatgcatttttttttggtttctgaATAAATTTCCTTTTGTTTTAACACCAGGCTGTGTTATCTTCTCCTATTGGTGGGGAATTTCTTACTGATTGCTTGGTGAAAAGTTTGGAGAGCAAAGGTATATCGGTAAGTGATTACTTGAACATTTTCCATGGGAAGTCTGTTGTTTCTTCTATTGTGCCtcataatatattttgtatCATCTTTTTCTTGTAGATTAAACCTAGATATTCTTTCAAGAGAAAGGAAACACGACCTGGAGAATTTCAGGTACCcctttttttattagaaaagaaTTAATCTCTGTCCTCAGATTATGCATTGTTACTCTCCTTCATCTTTTAATGCTCGTTCTATGTCAGCTCTATTTATGTCGAACTAGCATCCCTTAATGCATTCACGAAACAGTTTTTTGTATGTATTATCTCATTGCCCTTTGAATTTGATGTTCATGTATCGAAATGTTACAGATCGTTGACCTCGATGTACCAAATACAACAGAAAGCTACAGGCTTTATTCACAGGTCTGTGGTTGATCATAATACTTCTTACTATGTCGTTTTACtgtcttttttccttttatttgcTGAGTATTCTCTTTTGACAGAGGGTGATTGCTAGTGACATCAAGGAATGCGTGTGTCGAGCCCCTGATACTCCATATGATGGTTTGTACTGTTCCCCTTCCCCCCTCATTTCCGGTTTATCTGTTGGTGATTTCCTTTAATATGATTCTCATTCTAAAATcttacatgaatatgaaaatgaAAACATACTGTACATACACATTAGGCCTAAGCCTCATTTTTCTGTGCACCCGAATTGCCAAAATAGCCTGAACTCAATATTGCCGACAAATTTAATTCCAGCCGAAGGCTTATTATTCACCAATAACAGTATGACATTTGGTCAGAAGTCGATAGAGCTTGTTCTTGTTTGGGACTTGTTTATtagatataaatatttaaaagatagatatttatatttatatgaaaagTAATTTGATAGAAGTAAAGCTCTTCTCCCAATTATTCTTGTTTTCTTTGTTTGAACATTTTTACAATTGCCTGCATATATTTCTTGCTAATATGTTTTACATTTTCCATGTATGAAATATTACTGATATCGATATTTGTGTTGCCACAGAAAGTGCATATTCAAATATTCCAATGACTCCTTATGAACTTCCTGATGGCCAGTGAGTATTATTTACCCTCATTTGTTTATCGAACTGGTttcgtttcttcttcttcttcttactaTTATTTTCCATGTTTGAATTGGTGCATTTATGTGTTGTTGTGTCATAATCACTCTATTATTATTCCATAATGTAGGACGATTgaaataggatctgataggttcaAGATACCCGATATACTATTTAATCCATCCCTTGTTCAGGTTATCTTTAATCTCCTTAATCCCAGCTAGCTTTTTCATATTCTCTGTTCACTATTATTACTATAACGAACACTTGATTTTAATGTACGACAAAATTCCCAGACAATTCCTGGTATGGAGAGTTTTGCAGAAATCGCCCCTTCTGTTCGTGCATTGCCTCAAATGGTAAGTCCCTGACCTGTatctatttttttccttttaaatttctaaAATTACCCTTTTTTTCGAAGATAAAGAAAGATCTCTTATTTTTGTTTCAGGTTATAGAAAGTATCAACAAGTGTGATGTAGACATTCGTAGAGAGCTATTCAGTAGCATTCTGGTAAattgtcattttattttctttattgttTTTCGGTGTAATGTGGTACGTTTGATTACAAAAGCTCCTTACTTTGTTGGATGCTATATGGGTTATGATTATCTTTTGAATATATTCTTCGGAAAAGATTTGATTTTGCTGTTTTCTATGCTCAACAGCTTTCTGGTGGCACAGCATCAATGCAACAGTTGAAAGAACGCCTCGAGAAAGATCTGCTCGAggtatttctaattttttatcctTCATAATTTCATAGTTAGATGTGGACTAGCTTAAGATGAATCATAACTTAATGATCTTACAATGTTTGGCTAAATTGTCTATTTGAGATCTCTATTATTGAATATGAGAATTGCTTTGTAATGAAAGAAAAATGCCCGATTCTCAGCTACGCACACTCTAATGTTTTCTTCGATATTTAGGAATCTCCTCAAGCTGCTAGAGTTAAAGTCTTGGCAAGTGGAAATGCAACCGAAAGGCGATTTAGGTAAGCCATGTTTCCTTTCATAACCGAAAGACTTCATGTTATGTCTTTGAAATTAATCTTATTATTATCACTAACCGTTGTCGTTCGTTCTTTTCCAGTGTATGGATAGGAGGGAGTATATTGGCTTCGCTCGGCTCGTTTCAGCAAATGTGGTTCTCTAAATCCGAGTAAGTTTCGCTACTTCATTTTGTTTTTTGACTTATTGATCACTGCACTTATAATTGTGTTAAATTGAAAGTTCATTCATTAATTTTAGAGTAATTTGCAGCATGAATACTTATGATTATTTTTGACAGGGTAATAAtatataagttatatttttgaatCTTCCGTAGTTACCTGACAGTTAAGTGTCAAGTCAATATTCACAAGGCAGTCTCTGATTGGTCCAGATCATTaagtttttatcttttatttaaaaattaatttaaatacacTAATAAGAAAATGATACGTGGATAATAACTTGACACTTAACGGCCAAGTACTTAAtaccgttaaaaattaaacttaagtatttatttgcaaccgaaagttaaaacttaaatatttatgccgcaaactATTCTTAATTTTGAAGTTACTCTATTGATAAATTTGATTTGGATGTACTTTAAAAAAGGTATGAAGAGCATGGAGCTTCTTACATTCAAAGAAAATGCCCTTAAAAGATGAAACACAAGGTTTCTTCCTCCTCCTTCGATTCGACTTTGCTTCGCTTTCTGATTGAACCACCCCTCTAATGAGCTCTCTCTGTGTCTTTTTAACTATTGACTTTCAGGTCAAACCTTATGCTGGAACTAACTTCTTGGCTAGCATTGTTAA
This region of Cannabis sativa cultivar Pink pepper isolate KNU-18-1 chromosome 7, ASM2916894v1, whole genome shotgun sequence genomic DNA includes:
- the LOC115698140 gene encoding actin-related protein 4, with protein sequence MYGGDEVSAIVIDLGSHTCKAGYAGEDAPKAVFPSVVGSIDQVDVDDSANAEMNSGSALEPKPNANSDKAKAKRKLYVGSQALGFRRDNMEVLSPTKDGIVADWDLVDSIWDHAFRECLLIDPKEHPMLLAEPSSNTQLQRERTAELMFEKYKVPALFLAKNAVLTSFASGRATSLVVDSGGGSTTVAPVHDGYVLQKAVLSSPIGGEFLTDCLVKSLESKGISIKPRYSFKRKETRPGEFQIVDLDVPNTTESYRLYSQRVIASDIKECVCRAPDTPYDESAYSNIPMTPYELPDGQTIEIGSDRFKIPDILFNPSLVQTIPGMESFAEIAPSVRALPQMVIESINKCDVDIRRELFSSILLSGGTASMQQLKERLEKDLLEESPQAARVKVLASGNATERRFSVWIGGSILASLGSFQQMWFSKSEYEEHGASYIQRKCP